The Nitrososphaerales archaeon genome includes a window with the following:
- a CDS encoding NAD-dependent deacylase — protein sequence MNILKRLGLIINPKLRVTVLTGAGISIESGVPIFRGKGSMWEIPEARRLAMRAGPPWNNRETWEFYEWRRRLVSQCKPNAAHYTLVEMENYFENFCLITQNVDGLHTKAGSKKVLELHGNMWKGRCMRCGKVIDLPETPLKSLPPYCDCGYPLRPHVVQFGEPIDNEILIKAINASKEAELFLVIGTSGVVSPASQMPLLALENGAKVIEINPNPTVLTPYMSLSIREKAAEALPRLWKGFFTDDINSILAP from the coding sequence ATGAACATCTTGAAGAGATTGGGATTGATCATAAATCCAAAATTGCGTGTTACTGTGCTTACTGGTGCTGGTATCTCTATTGAGAGTGGTGTCCCAATCTTTAGAGGCAAAGGCTCTATGTGGGAGATTCCCGAAGCGAGAAGGCTTGCGATGAGGGCTGGCCCCCCTTGGAATAATAGAGAGACGTGGGAGTTTTACGAATGGAGAAGAAGACTTGTAAGTCAATGCAAGCCCAATGCAGCCCATTATACACTCGTTGAAATGGAGAATTATTTTGAGAATTTCTGTTTAATCACTCAAAATGTCGATGGTCTTCATACCAAAGCTGGTAGTAAGAAAGTTTTAGAACTCCATGGGAATATGTGGAAAGGTAGATGTATGAGATGTGGTAAAGTTATAGATTTGCCAGAGACCCCTTTAAAGAGTCTACCACCCTACTGTGATTGTGGTTATCCATTACGCCCTCACGTGGTCCAATTTGGTGAACCGATAGATAATGAAATTTTGATCAAAGCGATTAATGCGAGTAAAGAGGCAGAGCTATTCCTCGTCATAGGGACATCAGGCGTAGTTTCACCTGCTTCTCAAATGCCTCTTTTAGCACTTGAGAATGGGGCAAAAGTTATTGAGATTAATCCTAATCCCACAGTTTTAACACCCTATATGAGTTTATCGATAAGGGAGAAGGCTGCAGAAGCTTTACCAAGACTTTGGAAGGGCTTCTTTACAGATGATATAAATTCGATATTGGCTCCTTAA
- a CDS encoding helix-turn-helix domain-containing protein has translation MKVNSQILIVALLMVLCLNLSRIYAQPYSISSTEIIIFRDGVAQVIQSLDVDESLVSISIPLLSHSVWNLLVLDEDNMPLSYTIKLPNITITTLGASKVTLDYFTPTLTQKEGEVWTIKLNLPYEVKIILPERSNIIYLNDLPSSITARDQRIVLTVPPGFWEISYVLPPMIPLPPSTPSPPSTLPPTPTPTPTPAPTPTPPTPPTPTPTPTPKPTTPSTIEETKIVQPPFIEYIITITVISSLIGILLFLRGRGEAKVLRSEDKEVLRFIAEKGGKVLESEIRQKFLLPKSTTWRLVKRLERMGYVRINKVGIQNEVELVKRL, from the coding sequence TTGAAAGTCAATTCCCAAATACTGATAGTCGCTCTACTGATGGTACTCTGCTTAAACCTTTCTAGAATTTATGCTCAACCTTACTCAATTTCATCCACAGAGATCATCATCTTCCGTGATGGTGTAGCCCAAGTAATACAGAGTTTGGATGTCGATGAATCCCTCGTATCTATCTCTATACCTCTTTTATCACATTCTGTATGGAATCTGCTCGTGCTAGACGAGGATAATATGCCTCTTAGCTATACGATAAAGCTACCAAATATCACCATCACTACATTGGGCGCATCAAAGGTAACTTTAGATTACTTTACACCCACGCTCACACAGAAAGAGGGTGAGGTATGGACCATCAAGCTTAACTTACCTTATGAAGTAAAAATCATTTTGCCCGAACGCTCCAACATCATCTATCTTAATGATTTACCATCATCGATAACGGCGAGAGATCAGAGAATCGTTCTTACAGTACCTCCAGGATTCTGGGAGATCAGCTACGTACTTCCACCGATGATCCCTTTGCCACCATCCACACCATCACCACCATCCACATTACCACCCACACCAACTCCAACGCCTACACCTGCACCGACACCCACTCCTCCCACTCCTCCCACTCCCACCCCTACACCTACGCCCAAACCAACTACACCTTCTACGATTGAAGAAACGAAGATCGTTCAACCGCCATTCATCGAATATATAATTACCATTACAGTCATTTCATCACTCATCGGCATTCTACTCTTTTTAAGGGGTAGGGGCGAAGCGAAGGTTTTAAGATCTGAAGATAAGGAAGTACTTCGATTTATAGCTGAGAAGGGTGGAAAGGTCTTGGAATCTGAAATAAGGCAGAAGTTTTTACTCCCGAAGTCGACCACGTGGCGTTTGGTGAAGAGGTTAGAAAGGATGGGTTATGTGAGGATCAATAAAGTAGGCATACAGAATGAAGTAGAGTTGGTGAAGAGGTTATGA
- a CDS encoding matrixin family metalloprotease yields MSRKTFAFASILLLSTLLISSMIVPTFSAYATWQDQTKAEKFIEIAQHAYEIAIEFRERARSRGIDVTKADKMISEGEALLKEAKYYLEKGEYSKSFERANRAQERFREAIKSLNITPKEGREVEEERGRGILVAIERIEERIKRIKDVIAYIKETSENQRYIEWVKGNLTEAENNLKDARAALEKRNVTRAAHLLGEANRNIEEAFRALRLISDWTIGWRIKNFFKGIEKLLDDVEKSIERLAKSGVKVDDLMKRLEEARKLIESAKDKLLVGDKKGALDDVKKAHDILKDILKDIAKRIKIPPRDVEKPRKEVPLKQSLADAPNRGAAAWDDTTISVLIKPNVYLPNSPEVSAGRRAIDRWKVSLTWFSKQDWNNDTLPDYPWLDKINFIVYVQGVNETLMKAPPDVTITYHYKIAPGYILGSTKLSFKRVGTDYAIQSVDIIIGVKGLTLTGIENLVAHEFGHALGLEHSNVKGDLMYPSFNMEEEKRSVVSPSTLNLYSLTINYGWLETGKFSQYRGTLSITLPEHIPYQRAP; encoded by the coding sequence ATGTCGCGCAAAACCTTTGCCTTCGCCTCCATACTCTTACTATCAACTCTATTAATCTCATCGATGATAGTACCAACTTTCTCAGCCTATGCAACGTGGCAGGATCAGACGAAGGCGGAGAAGTTCATCGAGATCGCTCAACACGCCTATGAAATAGCTATTGAGTTCAGAGAGCGTGCAAGAAGTAGAGGTATCGATGTTACAAAAGCCGATAAGATGATAAGCGAAGGTGAAGCTCTGCTCAAAGAAGCTAAATACTACTTGGAGAAGGGTGAATATAGTAAATCTTTTGAGAGGGCAAATAGAGCTCAGGAGAGGTTTAGAGAGGCGATAAAGTCCCTTAACATAACACCAAAGGAAGGAAGAGAGGTTGAAGAAGAAAGGGGCAGAGGTATTCTGGTAGCGATAGAGCGAATAGAAGAAAGGATCAAGAGGATTAAAGATGTTATAGCATATATAAAGGAAACATCAGAGAATCAAAGGTATATCGAATGGGTCAAAGGAAATCTAACAGAGGCTGAAAATAATCTAAAGGATGCAAGAGCTGCGCTCGAGAAGAGAAATGTAACAAGAGCCGCACATTTGCTCGGTGAAGCGAATAGAAATATTGAAGAAGCATTCAGGGCGTTGAGGCTCATCAGCGATTGGACGATAGGTTGGAGGATCAAGAATTTCTTCAAAGGGATCGAAAAGCTGTTAGATGATGTAGAGAAATCGATCGAAAGGTTGGCTAAAAGTGGAGTCAAAGTGGATGATCTGATGAAGAGGCTTGAGGAAGCGAGGAAGTTGATCGAAAGTGCGAAAGATAAACTTTTAGTTGGAGATAAGAAAGGCGCTCTGGATGACGTAAAGAAAGCCCATGATATCCTTAAAGATATCCTAAAGGATATTGCAAAGAGGATTAAAATACCACCAAGAGATGTTGAGAAGCCGAGGAAGGAAGTACCTCTAAAGCAGAGCCTTGCGGACGCTCCGAATAGAGGTGCAGCTGCGTGGGATGATACGACGATAAGCGTGCTGATCAAGCCGAATGTATACTTACCAAATTCTCCCGAAGTATCTGCTGGAAGGAGGGCTATCGATCGTTGGAAGGTATCGTTAACATGGTTCTCTAAACAGGATTGGAATAACGATACATTACCAGACTACCCTTGGCTCGATAAGATAAACTTTATCGTGTATGTACAAGGTGTGAACGAAACCCTAATGAAGGCACCACCCGATGTAACGATTACATACCACTACAAGATAGCACCGGGCTACATACTCGGTTCTACAAAGCTATCCTTTAAAAGAGTCGGTACGGATTACGCCATACAATCGGTCGATATAATCATCGGTGTGAAAGGGCTTACCTTAACGGGTATAGAGAATCTTGTAGCCCACGAATTCGGCCACGCGTTAGGTTTGGAGCATAGTAATGTTAAGGGCGATCTGATGTATCCATCGTTCAATATGGAAGAAGAGAAGAGGAGCGTAGTATCACCATCTACATTGAACCTTTATTCGTTGACGATAAATTATGGCTGGTTAGAAACGGGTAAATTTTCACAGTATCGTGGTACTCTATCTATCACATTACCAGAACACATTCCATACCAAAGGGCACCTTAA
- a CDS encoding SagB/ThcOx family dehydrogenase translates to MSFLRRRLLKYILALSVGIGSFIIIKNLLNSITTKKYNGEQVQYPQSPIGIGSVVKLPEVRLKSDFSIEEALLKRRSIRDYKDEPLTLQEVSQLLWAAQGITDPRGFRTAPSAGATYPLEVYVVVGNVLGLEKGVYKYNPHENKLVKVLDGDKRRDLAIAALHQEWVERCAIDLVFTAIYRRTTSRYGDRGIRYVHMEVGHAAQNVYLQAVSLKLGSVVIGAFYDDQVKKILNLPADEEPLYIHSIGRV, encoded by the coding sequence ATGTCATTTCTACGTAGAAGATTATTAAAGTATATCCTAGCACTATCTGTAGGCATCGGTAGCTTCATCATCATCAAGAACCTTCTAAATTCGATAACGACCAAAAAGTACAATGGTGAGCAAGTTCAATATCCACAATCACCGATCGGGATCGGAAGCGTGGTAAAACTACCGGAGGTTAGGCTTAAGAGCGATTTTTCGATCGAAGAGGCATTATTAAAGAGGAGATCTATAAGAGATTATAAGGATGAACCGTTGACACTTCAAGAAGTCTCTCAATTACTCTGGGCCGCTCAAGGGATTACAGATCCAAGAGGTTTTAGAACGGCACCATCGGCTGGTGCAACGTATCCACTTGAGGTATATGTCGTGGTGGGTAACGTATTAGGACTCGAAAAGGGTGTTTATAAATACAATCCCCATGAAAATAAGCTTGTAAAGGTGCTGGATGGAGATAAGAGGCGTGATTTAGCCATCGCTGCTCTGCATCAAGAGTGGGTTGAAAGGTGCGCTATAGATCTGGTATTCACAGCGATCTACAGGCGAACGACATCAAGGTATGGCGATAGAGGGATTAGATACGTTCATATGGAGGTGGGGCATGCAGCACAGAATGTGTATCTACAGGCGGTATCATTAAAACTTGGGAGTGTGGTTATTGGAGCGTTTTACGATGATCAAGTAAAGAAGATTTTGAACCTACCGGCCGATGAAGAACCGCTCTACATACACTCGATCGGTAGAGTATGA
- a CDS encoding sodium:solute symporter family protein translates to MPIDSIWIYSAIIIWFSAGCVLSHYARKRMGAGVAEYFIANRRITALPSAMTYAATTYSAFMMVGLVGLTYALGSSTLGFELTYLIGTVMLLLCFAPRIWIAGKRYGFITPTEMLAKRFENVWVGVVGTIICAVMIIPYSSVQYMGIGYLVEELSGGSVPFIIGSLIVMFGVFVYAYWAGMRSVALTDILQGFIMIATSLFLLFYVVYNFFGSWEAYVNNVRSTIPDHLKVRWGFASYIGLTIPWFFFAISNPQVFQRCYIPNSVTTLKRMIWGFTIFGFIYTIICTQLGFMARLIIPELKVADRAMPILLTKVPDLVALITLVGILAAAISTLNSIILTLSSMCGRDIYRALKPDVSENKELFVGKALIPIFSIVCFFFALFRPGLIAILSAMSSGGMLMLVPTIFATFFWKRATAIGALSSMSVGALLVGIGYAFGINPFGYSMTIWGLIVATFLLITVSYMTKPPKIADEFISYVNEKIKEHNM, encoded by the coding sequence ATGCCCATAGACTCGATCTGGATCTATAGTGCGATAATCATATGGTTTTCGGCTGGGTGTGTACTATCACACTATGCACGTAAACGTATGGGTGCTGGTGTGGCTGAATACTTTATAGCGAATAGAAGGATCACCGCACTCCCATCGGCTATGACTTATGCAGCGACGACCTATAGCGCATTCATGATGGTCGGGCTCGTAGGTTTAACGTACGCCCTCGGCTCTTCCACACTCGGTTTTGAATTGACCTACCTAATAGGCACGGTGATGCTACTGCTATGCTTCGCTCCGAGGATATGGATCGCTGGCAAAAGGTACGGGTTTATAACACCGACCGAAATGTTGGCAAAAAGGTTTGAGAATGTATGGGTTGGTGTAGTGGGCACGATCATCTGTGCAGTAATGATCATTCCTTATTCATCGGTACAGTACATGGGTATAGGTTACCTTGTTGAAGAGCTTTCAGGGGGTAGTGTACCTTTTATCATCGGCTCATTGATAGTGATGTTCGGTGTCTTCGTCTATGCTTATTGGGCCGGTATGAGGTCTGTAGCATTGACCGATATCTTACAGGGATTTATAATGATCGCAACATCTCTCTTTCTACTATTTTATGTTGTGTATAACTTCTTCGGAAGTTGGGAAGCCTATGTAAATAATGTTAGAAGTACTATACCAGACCATTTGAAGGTGAGGTGGGGCTTTGCATCTTATATCGGTCTCACAATACCTTGGTTCTTCTTCGCCATCTCGAATCCACAGGTATTTCAAAGATGTTACATACCAAATAGTGTCACGACGCTAAAGAGGATGATATGGGGATTCACCATATTCGGCTTCATATACACGATCATCTGCACACAACTTGGATTTATGGCGAGGCTCATAATACCAGAGTTGAAGGTTGCGGATCGGGCGATGCCCATATTACTCACAAAGGTTCCAGACCTCGTCGCACTGATAACATTGGTGGGGATCCTCGCAGCCGCGATCTCCACTCTAAACTCCATCATATTAACGTTAAGCTCTATGTGTGGTAGAGATATCTATAGAGCGTTAAAGCCCGATGTATCTGAGAATAAAGAGTTATTCGTCGGGAAGGCCCTAATCCCTATATTCTCTATTGTATGCTTCTTCTTCGCACTCTTCAGACCCGGGTTGATCGCGATCTTATCTGCCATGTCCTCTGGTGGTATGCTGATGCTCGTTCCAACGATATTCGCAACATTCTTCTGGAAGCGTGCTACAGCGATAGGCGCATTGAGTAGTATGAGTGTGGGTGCTCTGCTAGTGGGCATTGGATATGCCTTCGGGATAAACCCGTTCGGTTACTCGATGACCATCTGGGGGCTTATTGTCGCAACATTTTTACTCATAACGGTCAGTTATATGACAAAACCACCTAAAATCGCTGATGAATTTATAAGTTATGTGAATGAAAAGATAAAGGAGCATAATATGTGA
- a CDS encoding bifunctional hydroxymethylpyrimidine kinase/phosphomethylpyrimidine kinase — MNIKPIRALTIAGSDSGGGAGIQADLKTFAAFGVHGMSVITAITAQNTVSVSAIHDVPLDIIKAQIEAVVEDIGVDIVKTGMLHTKDVINLVADEVMEYRLPIVVDPVMVAKSGARLLREDAVNTLIERLLPLAIVVTPNRMEAEILANMNIGNLHDAEVAARRIAELGPQAVVVKGGHLSTEDKVVDTLYYKGEVKRYVGDRLDADTTHGTGCCFASAIAALLAKGFGVEEAVKIAKDFVYTSIKFGFHVGRGKGPVNPMAKLINDSEKYFVIKSIKEAIRVLEAHPEVKRLIPESQSNLVFALPYASSVEDVAAVPGRIVKWDGGVKASMPPEFGASSHVAKTVLTAMKHNPSIRAGMNIKYSEGLVEACKKIGLKVSYYDRRLEPPEVKSVEGMSTAWGAEQAIRSIGEVPDVIYHTGDYGKEPMITILGRTAMDVVKIVIKLAEIVEK, encoded by the coding sequence ATGAATATTAAACCGATTCGTGCCTTAACGATCGCGGGCTCCGACTCTGGCGGAGGGGCCGGTATTCAAGCGGATCTTAAAACCTTTGCTGCCTTTGGTGTCCATGGAATGAGTGTAATAACCGCGATTACAGCCCAAAATACCGTTAGTGTGAGTGCAATTCATGATGTCCCATTAGATATTATAAAAGCACAGATCGAAGCTGTAGTAGAGGATATCGGTGTAGATATTGTAAAGACGGGCATGCTCCATACAAAAGATGTGATCAACCTTGTAGCGGATGAGGTTATGGAGTATCGATTACCAATAGTTGTCGATCCGGTTATGGTGGCGAAGAGTGGGGCGAGGCTCCTCAGAGAGGATGCGGTAAATACTCTGATCGAAAGGCTCCTTCCCTTAGCGATCGTTGTAACACCGAATCGTATGGAGGCCGAAATACTTGCCAATATGAATATTGGGAATCTGCACGATGCTGAAGTCGCAGCGAGGAGGATAGCGGAGTTGGGCCCTCAAGCGGTCGTTGTGAAAGGTGGCCATCTATCGACGGAGGATAAGGTTGTAGATACTTTGTATTACAAAGGTGAGGTGAAGAGGTACGTTGGGGATAGGTTGGATGCCGATACCACCCATGGGACAGGTTGTTGCTTCGCCTCAGCCATAGCCGCGCTATTGGCTAAAGGATTTGGTGTAGAGGAAGCCGTTAAGATCGCAAAGGATTTTGTGTACACTTCGATAAAGTTCGGATTTCATGTAGGTAGAGGGAAGGGTCCGGTAAATCCCATGGCAAAGTTGATAAATGATAGTGAAAAGTACTTTGTAATAAAGAGCATTAAAGAAGCGATTCGAGTGTTAGAGGCACATCCAGAGGTTAAGAGGCTCATACCCGAATCTCAAAGCAATCTGGTCTTCGCTTTACCTTATGCAAGTAGCGTAGAGGATGTAGCAGCGGTACCTGGGCGTATCGTTAAGTGGGATGGTGGTGTAAAGGCCTCTATGCCACCTGAATTCGGTGCTTCATCTCATGTAGCGAAGACCGTACTCACAGCGATGAAGCATAATCCATCGATCAGGGCCGGTATGAATATTAAGTACTCCGAAGGGCTTGTAGAGGCTTGTAAGAAGATTGGGTTAAAGGTCTCATATTATGATCGAAGGTTGGAGCCGCCTGAAGTTAAGAGTGTGGAAGGGATGAGTACAGCATGGGGTGCTGAACAGGCTATAAGGAGTATAGGTGAAGTACCTGATGTGATTTATCATACGGGCGATTATGGAAAAGAACCGATGATCACGATTTTGGGCAGAACGGCCATGGATGTAGTGAAGATTGTAATCAAACTCGCTGAGATTGTCGAGAAATAA
- a CDS encoding AIR synthase family protein, with amino-acid sequence MRLPLGKLPLPILEKYVLKRRGRESPNCIVGPGPGIDFSVIKLNKRYLIVSSDPITGAEKDVGWLAVNVSANDVATSGARPQYASSIILFPENSDIEMIDTITQQIDRAAKSLGISIVSGHSEITPRLDRPIIIMTTFSITDRYVTAKDARVGDCILMTKSAGIEGTSILAETFKDKLTQIDKNSLIKASRMIEKISIVKEAVRAFATGCVHAMHDPTEGGILNGVYEMALASNLGFTIYEEKIPVDDVTMKICLSLNVDPLKLISSGTLLMAVDPKYVDRVCRALNAIGVKVSEIGEFTDGERILIRRSGTRERIDSSITDELWTLLM; translated from the coding sequence ATGCGCCTTCCACTAGGTAAGTTACCATTACCGATTCTGGAGAAGTACGTTTTGAAAAGAAGGGGAAGGGAATCGCCAAACTGCATCGTAGGTCCAGGGCCAGGTATAGACTTCTCCGTTATTAAATTAAATAAAAGATACTTAATCGTCTCATCCGATCCTATAACTGGTGCCGAGAAGGATGTAGGATGGCTCGCCGTTAATGTGAGTGCCAACGATGTCGCGACGAGTGGGGCAAGGCCTCAGTACGCCAGCTCCATTATACTATTTCCTGAGAATTCTGATATCGAGATGATCGACACGATTACTCAGCAGATCGATCGTGCCGCGAAGAGTTTAGGGATATCTATCGTAAGTGGACATTCGGAGATTACACCCAGACTCGATCGGCCGATCATAATCATGACCACCTTCAGCATAACCGATCGATACGTTACAGCTAAAGATGCTAGAGTGGGGGATTGTATTCTGATGACGAAGAGTGCTGGTATTGAGGGTACATCGATACTCGCAGAAACCTTTAAAGATAAATTGACTCAAATCGATAAGAACTCGTTGATCAAAGCATCGAGGATGATCGAAAAGATCAGTATAGTGAAGGAGGCCGTTCGAGCCTTTGCTACGGGCTGCGTACATGCGATGCACGATCCTACTGAAGGAGGTATTTTGAATGGAGTTTATGAGATGGCCCTCGCATCCAATCTAGGTTTTACGATCTATGAAGAGAAGATACCTGTCGATGATGTTACGATGAAGATCTGCCTCTCCTTAAATGTCGATCCTTTGAAGTTGATCAGTTCGGGCACTTTACTGATGGCTGTCGATCCTAAGTATGTTGATAGAGTGTGTAGGGCTCTAAATGCTATAGGTGTTAAAGTCAGCGAAATCGGTGAATTTACCGATGGGGAGAGGATCTTGATCAGACGAAGTGGCACAAGGGAAAGGATCGATTCAAGTATAACGGACGAACTATGGACGCTCTTAATGTAG
- a CDS encoding SMC-Scp complex subunit ScpB translates to MTTEDNDKEIQARIEAALYASGRPLSPEELAKAGGIRSKRKAVNIARSLAKLINSTLSSIEIIELQDHKFVMQLKPEYNKIAKRFSTKPLLPYSVLKTLSYIAYFQPISSQELVSQRGSQVYHHLKLLEDLGFIVGERSGRTYIYKTTAAFSDYFGLSRDLNTLKQQLAKAKLGRMVKIK, encoded by the coding sequence ATGACAACAGAGGATAATGATAAGGAGATACAGGCACGCATCGAAGCTGCACTCTATGCTTCAGGCCGACCTCTCTCTCCAGAAGAGTTGGCAAAGGCTGGCGGGATAAGATCAAAACGTAAAGCGGTCAATATCGCGCGCTCTTTAGCGAAGTTGATCAACTCCACATTGAGCTCTATCGAAATCATCGAATTACAGGATCATAAGTTCGTTATGCAACTTAAACCCGAGTATAATAAGATAGCTAAAAGATTCTCCACAAAACCCCTTTTACCATACTCCGTTTTAAAGACCCTATCATACATAGCTTACTTCCAACCGATCTCGAGTCAAGAATTGGTCTCTCAAAGGGGCTCACAGGTATATCATCATTTAAAACTCCTTGAAGATCTAGGTTTTATAGTTGGGGAGCGTTCGGGGAGGACCTATATTTATAAGACTACGGCCGCATTTTCCGATTACTTTGGATTGAGTAGAGATCTGAATACACTCAAACAGCAATTGGCGAAGGCCAAATTGGGAAGAATGGTCAAAATCAAATGA